From Bacteroidota bacterium:
GGGCTTTCAGCAGGCAAACACGTTCTGAAAATTCGGGCAGTCGATCCGGGAGTTGTCATAGATAAGGTCTCCCTTCCCATAAACTAATTCATGGTTCCTCCAATATTACAAAAAAACGCGCCCGTTTGGGCGCGTTTTTTTATCCTTTAAGTATCACAACAGAGCTATCAGATATATTTATACACCATATAAAAAGCCATTCCAATCAGGAAAACAGCATAAATCTTCTTAAATAAACCTGAGGGAAGGTTTATAGCAGCTTTGGATCCCAAAAAAGCGCCGGCTAAAATGCCTCCAGCCATTAAAGCTGCATATAACCAGTTCATATGCCCGTTACTGGCATAAACAATCACACTGGGCAGGCCGACGGGCAATTGAAGTGCCGCCAGCGACGTAGCAGCTGCAGCCTTGGGGTCGTAACGAAAAAAACGGGTAAGAACCGGTACGATTACAATTCCTCCCCCTTTGCCAAACATGCCCGCAATTATACCGGCAAAAAGTCCCAGGGCAATGAATTGCCAGAAGGAACGGTCAGGGGATTCTTTAATTTCAGATTTTGACTTTTTACCCATAAAACGGGAAGGGATATTCAGATAGCTACAAACCACATACATCAGGAACAAGGCATAAAGTTTGGACAGCAGACTAATGTTAACTGAAACAGCCAGTTCTGCTCCAAAATAAGAACCGATTAATAGTCCCCCTGAAATGAAAAGAGAATCTTTAACCTTAATATAACCAGCTTTATAATAATTAATTACGCCAAAAATCCCAACCGGAAGAAGCATTGCTGCCAACGATGCCGCATTGGCATTGAGCATATTCATCCCCAAAAAAGCAATCAACATTGGAACCATCACTATTCCGCCCCCAATACCAAACAATCCTGACATTACTCCCGCCAAAATGCCAACCAACAAAACCCCAAATACTAAAATCATCTCTTCAATTATTGTTAATTATAT
This genomic window contains:
- a CDS encoding sulfite exporter TauE/SafE family protein, producing the protein MILVFGVLLVGILAGVMSGLFGIGGGIVMVPMLIAFLGMNMLNANAASLAAMLLPVGIFGVINYYKAGYIKVKDSLFISGGLLIGSYFGAELAVSVNISLLSKLYALFLMYVVCSYLNIPSRFMGKKSKSEIKESPDRSFWQFIALGLFAGIIAGMFGKGGGIVIVPVLTRFFRYDPKAAAATSLAALQLPVGLPSVIVYASNGHMNWLYAALMAGGILAGAFLGSKAAINLPSGLFKKIYAVFLIGMAFYMVYKYI